tgggccagtaaccgaaagcttgctagatcaaatcccagagctgacaaggtacaaatctgttgttctgcccctgaacatggcagttaacccactgttcctaggctgttgttgtaaataataatttgttcttaactgacttgcctagttaaataaaggttaaatatatatatatatattttttcacactgcccacaaaatgagatggaaactgagctgcacattGTAACCTCccgccaaatgtatgaccatattagaggcaCATACAttgacccacaaagaattagaaaacaaatccaattttgatataCTCCCAAATatattaggtgaaataccacagtgtgccatcacagcagcaagatttgtgacctgttgccacaagaaagggGCAAtcagtgaaaaacaaacacccttgttgtcacgcctgctctcgctcttcccccctggcgctcgaggaCTCCCCAGCattacatttgctcagtacattgttttcactgaggaaatgtacaagtctgctgttaatgataatgcagaggattttcccaaggttgctgttgacgcatatcccacggtagttattggggtcaaatttgtcaccacttttgtggattggggtgaccagtccttggttccaaatattggggaagatgtcagagctaaggatgatgttaaagagtttaagtatagccaattggaatttgttgtctgtatattttataatttcattgaggataccatcaacatcacaggcctttttgggttgaagGGTTTTCATTTATAATCTACCAGACTGTCTCTTTCCAGACTATGATCTGAGCCAGCTCCACAGAGGTCTGAATAACCATCCTGAGAATGTTGTGCCGTCGTGGCCCCTATGGCTGGACTCCTACCCTTGTGCATAAAAAACACCTTTATAATATGGTATTTGCAGGCCAACAACAAAATACAattcctaatgtgatgagtagCCTAAGTTTAGGACAAGATTCGGTAACAGTAGTCACTGCAGTCTAAAGTCAATTTCAATAAATGTGTCAAAATTATATAATTCCTCCTGTCtagacataaataaataaatcattaaaaatacttcaccagagagcatgacttagccacagaggatcattagctttttttaaagctgtggattgtttcaaatcacaagcGTGTAGGCCTATATACACAGTTTGGGCAGCGTGCGTGGCAATAAGGGAAGGGCCTGGCTGATTATTGAGATGTGGCTGCCAGTGAAAAGCAATGCATCTAAGATATGTGTAAAGATAGTGTCTTCAGTATAATTTgaaatgttgagacaagaagaaCAGGAGGGGGGTGTATGGCAAAGATATAGGCTCATCTCGCTCCAGAATGCGCTCAGCTCTCCATAATGCGCTGAGTTGTCTCCCACCAATtcttgcacattcattgttttattgtgttaattgtttgccctttgattGTTTATTTTCCCCATTacattaaccacatgacaatgattttgagaaacaAAAACATTATTATTCAAATGAAACTGTTCAACAAATATGCGCATATGAAAATCACAACTGGCAGgtagatcggtagaaatggtcaaATCAATTGTAAGCTTCCTCAAACTTGAAACTCAAACTTAAAAATCACGACTCTAGGAACAGACCATTGTGAAAAGAGAGCACATTGCTTTGTACTGCATAATTACaatgggtgtgtgtgagagagagataaggagaaggTGTGTTGTCACTAAGATTGTGCCTATTAAAACTGAGCACAAATAATAAGCTATGCATCTTGCTTGCTATGGGCAGGAGCAGGCCTGCAAGCCGAGGGCAACAGAATGCCTTTtccttattttatattttttccgtTCCCTTTCACCAAGTTTAGAATTGTAAACTAATAGAAAAAAGTGAAGAACTAATTGCAAGCACTGTTCCAGATCACTTCATATCCACCACAAgcgggagagaagagaaaggggagagggacagatagggagagagaccTGACTTAATTCAAACTAAACTGTCTATACAGCAGAGCGTGTGTCGGACTCCAAACTCCCACAACTGAATAGATAAGAGCATATCATGAGCACACCGCTTACAAAACAGAGCTGAGAGCTCTCCATGCACAATGGGGCCCATATATAAATATTCTATGTTCTTTCCCCTCCCCTACCCCAATCCCATTATCATTTAGATCAATAATGCAACACTAATTGTTACAGTTTTAGCACATCACCACCATGGAGTACTGCAGCACCTTCAGCACCCTTACTTCCTGCGGCTATGTACGACTGGAGATAATTCGATTTGGATAGTAGGGTTATAGAAGTTCCATCTGAATTGCAAGGGATGGGTAACCTGTTTAGCTGAAAAGcagaaagtaccagtgactttctcaatacggaagtggtcagatgacacggatgctacgctacaggactgttttgatagcacagactggaatatgttccgggattcattcaatggcattgaggagtataccaccacAGTCATCGGCTTCAACAATAAttgcatcgacgacgtcatccccacagtgaccatacgtacatatcccaaccagaagccatggattacaggcaacatccgcatcgagctaaaggctagaactgccgctttcaaggagcgggacactaatcggGACGCATACAATAAAGCCTGCTATTTCCTCAGACGAATCATCAAACACGCAAAACATCAATttaggattaagattgaatcctactacaccggctttgacactcgtcggatgtagcagggcttgaaaactatcaCGGACTACAAGGGGAAACCCAGATGCGAGCttcccagtgatgcgagcctactagacgagctaaatgccttttatgcttgcttcgaggcaagcaacactgaagcgtgcatgagagcaccagctgttctagatgactgtgtgacaacgctctcggtagccgatgtgagcaagacctttaaacaggtcaacattcacaaagccgtggggccagacagattagCAGGACGTGTAATCAAAGCATGCGGGGACCAACtggcatgtgtcttcactgacgttttcaacctctccctgaccgagtctgtaatacctacatgtttcaagcagactcccatagtccctgtgcccaaggaagcaaaggtaacctgcctaaatgattaccgctccgtagcactcacgtcggtagccatgaagtgctttcaaaGGCTTTGAAAGGCTTGTCAACAGCATCTttccggataccctagacccactccaattcgcataccgacccaaaagatccacagatgacgcaatctcagtcgcactccacactgccctttcctacctggacaaaaggcacgacaacaccttttccccctcaggagactgacaacccccaagccataagactgctgaacaattagtcaaatggccaccggactatttacattgatacccccccatttgttttgtacactgctgctactccctgtttattatttatacatagtcacttcacccctacctacatgtacagattacctcaactagcctgtacccctgcacattgactcggtaccggtacccgctgtacatagccttgttattgttattttattgtgttactttttattattatttactttagtttatttggtaaatattttcttaactctttattgaactgcactgttggttaagtgcttgtaagtaagcatttcacggtaaggttgtattcggcgcatgtgacaaataaagtttgatttgatttgatgacgaAGCCGGCCACCTTCTCACCTGTTTATCATGTTTCAACAATAACTGCCTGTATGTGTTCATTCCTGCTCTTGGATAAAATGAAAAAAGGATCggggaaacacagagagacgcatGAGTTATCTTGATTTATAATTGTATTGTTGTAGAATGATGACTCCTAGTGCCTGTACACTTTAAGAACTTTATTCTCTATCTTTCTTTTTTATCATCTCTGTAACTCTGGATGTATAAATACAGAGTGTATGTATATTGTTTTTAGGAAACTGTAATTTATAATGTACCTGTGAATGTAATGAGGTGTCCTGTTAGAGGCACTCATTGTCATAAACCCTCAGCACCAGGTCATAACGGCACACCTTTAGAGATGACCTCATACTCAGAATGACACTGCTCTCTGACAACACATAAAACCCCACAAAGTTGAATGCCAGTTTTCATATGGCAATACCCAAAAAGCACAACACAACAGTTACAATAAAATCAGACACACAtgcagtcactcactcagtcattCACTCATGGTTGTCGTTCATGCGGACGCTCCAGTATTTCTGAGACAGTCCCACTTGCTCTGTTTTGAAGGGCTGGGACAGGCTGGGCCCGTCGGGGTTTCCGACGGAGATGTCCAGCAACTGGGGCTGCCGGCTGCGGAGGGTCAATGGTCGGAGCATTGTCGTTTACATCCTCTAGCTCAATCACTAGGGACCATGTGCCTGTGGCTGGGACCTcacctggaagagagagagacagtaagggAATGTGTGTCTGTTAGAGTTGCTGCCAGCATCCATCTATTACTGTATCTGTTATAATAAATGTCTGACTAGACGGCTGCATAGAAGATAGAGGGCAAGCTATGTCTATTGTGTGAATATTTCCGTACCATTGTCAATAGCTAGGATGAGAGCTGTGTATGTGCCATCTGTAACTAAAGGAGACTCTCTGTCCATAGGATTCCTGATCTGGAGCTGACCAGTGGTCTCATTGAGGCTCAGCCACCCACCACGGTCACTGGCCATCCTGTACCTGAAACACACATGCGCACTAAAATAGagctaggctttagctcagcgaacttacatttacatttaagtcatttagcagacgctcttgtccagagcgacttacaaattggaaagttcatacatattcatcctggtccccctgtggggaatgaacccacaaccctggcgttgcaagcgccatgctctaccaactgagccacacgggaccacgatAGTCTTGTAGTCTTGTGTAGCCCAGACGACCCATGTTCAAACCCAGTTGTTCACATATATTGTATCACCTGACCGTCTGTGCCATGGTGGTGTCTGGGTCAATGGCTGTGTAGAGGACCAGGTCACTGTCCACAAGAGACCACCACCTCAttctccaccaccaccaacagACTGAACACAGTAACACTCTCATAGTCCAAATCCTGAGAGAcataaaaagagagaaagaattgTCTAAATGACCACATAGGGCATACCTTTCAGAAtgaataaataatgaataaataaCCGGTcatagaacattgttatataacATTGTTAACCTTGGCGGTGGTGATGATTCCCTGGTCTCCGGTAGGTCCAGTGGAGTTGTTGAACTTGCCATCGGTGTCTCCCTGTACAATTCTGAACCGGCTCCTCCAGGCTGGTGAATGGGGGTAGTCAGCATCTGTCACagccatcaccatcaccaccactaagGCAGGCATCTGGTTCTCTGGGACTGAGGCTGTGTACTGGCAAATAGATGGGAGACAGGGTGGGTGATTAACAGGAGAGTTAATTGAATGCAAGCAGATGACAATAATCCCAGGAAATTCTAATTGGGTAAACTGATTTGTCCCAGTGTTGTTGGACTTGTACGCTTATATAGTTATATGAATTAATATCTGTGCAGCCTCAGGGTTGCTGCCCAGAAAGGGATTTTggttaaaatgtgtttttcttgcaactctgcctagaaggccagcatcccggaatcgcctcttcactgttgacgttgagactgatgttttgtgggtaatatttaataaagctgccagttgaggacttgtgaggtgtctgtttctcaaactagacactcgaatgtacttgttctcctgctcagttgtgcaccggggcctcccactcctctttctattctggttagatccagtttgcgctgttctgtgaagggagatcttcagtttcttggcaatttctcgcatggaatagccttcatttctcagaacaagaatagactgatgagtttcagaataaAGCACTTTGTTTctagacattttgagcctgtaatcgaacccacaaatgctgatgctccagatactcaactagtctaaagaaggtcagttttattgcttctttaatcagaacaacagttttcagctgtgctaacataattgcaaaagggttttctgatgataaattagccttttaaaattataaacttggattagctaacacaacgtgccataggaacacaggagtgatggttagtgataatgggcctctgtacgcctatgtagatattccataagaaatcagccgtttccagctacaatagtcatgtacaacattaacaatgtctacactgcatttctgatcaatttgatgttattttaatggacaaaaaatgattttttttttaaaaaacaaggacatttctaagtgaccccaaacttttgaacggtagtgtatggcTTATAAAAGATAATGATACATACATCACACTTTACACAAAGATCTAAACATCCACGCTACATTAACTGGCATACTGTAagtactgtatgtctggtccCAACTCTATATCACTCAGTATCACTCATACTGTGAAGGTCTACACAGTCAGTACACTACATCAGTCACAATAAACTACTGCCATTACTGTCACTGTCAATACTGTCACACTGATGAAAGTAAATGGGAttcctccattttgttttcctGTAACAGTGTGCCACGGTGTTACCGTACGGTCTATTTGGCCTGTTGCTCCCGGTCCAAGGGTTCCATGACAAACAGCCAACCAGTGTTCTTCTCAATTCTAAATCGGCCAATTGGAGGCTGGTCCTCCCCCTGGTCTGTgatcttaaaacctcttaaggaacggaccctttttaaaaatgttttgcctaaaatgacatacgtAAATCTAACTGCtcgtagctcaggacctgaagcaaggatatgcatattcttgataccatttgaaaggaatccctttgaagtttgtggaaatgtgaaatgaatgtaggagaatataacacattagatctggtaaaagatcatacaaaagaaaaaacatgtttttttttcatcatctttgaaatgcaagagaaaggccaaaatgtatttttccagtttaggtgcaatttagattgtgTCCACTAGATTGCAGCAATGTATGCGCaccgttttagactgatccaatgaaccattgcatttctgttcaaaatgttgtttcAAGTCTGCCCacatgtgcctaattggtttattgatacattttcaagttcataactgtgcactcctcaaacaatagcatgttattctttcactgtaatagctactgtaaattggagagtgcagttagattaacaagaatttaagctttctgcccatatcagatatgtctatgtcctgggaaattttcttgttacttacaacctcatgctgaTCACATTAggcacattagctcaaccgtcccgtgggagGGTTCACCGAAAAGCATTTTCACTGCCTTATTGTTACTGGACCTGATCTGAACAACACAAGAAACACacagcagtgtgtgtttgtgtgtgtgcaacagACACGTACCTGCACTATAGGATTGGGGAAATCTTGACAATTTTGCTCAGTGTTTTGGGGGGAATGTGTGTGATGATTGTACCTTTATATTCAAAATATTGTTTACAAAAATGTACCATTGTACCAGAGGCTTTCCTAGTCGATCagcaaacatttctgtaaaatgcCCAATGATAAAGCCTTGTTTTCCTATTTTTTATTTGGTTCACGCTGTTTGCATtagattttgtatttatttatttatttcacctttatttaattaggtaggccagttgagaacaagttctcatttacaactgcgacctggccaagataaagcaaagcagttcgacacaaacaacaacacagagatggaaaaaacaaacatacagtcaataatacagtagaaaaaaagtatatatacagtgtgtgcaaatgaggtaggataagggaggtaaggcaataaaataggccatagtggcgaggtaattacgaaatagcaattaaacactggagtgatagatgtgcagaagatgaatgtgcaagtaaagatactggggtgcaaaggaggaaaaaaaataaaaataaataaatacagtatggggatgaggtatttGGATTCAACTGAAGTGGTtggtgttcccattttgaactaTTGCATGTGTcagaaggtacaaactctgcctacCTGGCGGGCatggagagcaaatcaagtgcacttataggcctaccgctggccaatcagatagctcagatcactgTGTCTGCAGCTTCCACGAGCCCACAGCGAAGTTAATTGTCAACTCACTGTGTGAGATTTCAAATCTTTAAGACTGTCAACAAATACAGAAAATATCTGCTGGTTTTATGAGTGAGTTAATGTATAAgattttattcagcactgtcaacactttattcaacacttttataagccataaaactccttctccctcttctcccactCGTGATACAATGTGTATCGATAGACTTGTGTTGTTATTAGCGACTTGTGTCTTTCTAAAATCGAGTAGTATTTCACgtccaattggcccagcgtcatccggggtaggctgtcattgtaaatccaaattttttcttaactgagttgcctagtGAAATAGAAAaaatcagtccagtaaaataaatcCAAAAGATTTATATTTAtgcttcacaagtaatacaacaaatgatcAATTACCATTGTGATCATATACCTCACATTTGGAAACATTGTCAGGGCAATTCAAgaatagccaatatgcagtggtAATGTATtgagcctatagcctactgcacaaacctcattgcaaCATAAATATTTTAATAGGTTAAGGTTGCATAGGCTTAAGTTTTTtaagtaatgtttttttttaagtctgAGCGGTAGAATGTGATCTTggctcagaaaaggttggtgacctctGTACTAGATTATCGCCACATGTTCCCTAAAAGGTACTGAACAGTACCATGAGAGATCATATGTGTACCTCTGAAGGAACATTATGTGCATTTTGATATTTTCGTACACAGCGAACAATATTGTAGCCTAACCTTACCCTTTATTCTCAGAGTGTAGCATGTCAGGTTACAACACGACACCACATAAACATTAAGATACATTAtgctttggggcggcaggtagcctaatggttagagcttTTGGCCAGGAACTGAATGGTTGCTAGATCGAacacctgagctgacaaggtaaaaatctgtcgttctgcccctgaacaggccgTTAACACACTAttcctaggccgttattgtaaataagaattgattcttacctgacttgcctagttaaataaaggtagaaGTAAAATGCTACAAACATGAAAGAAAATCACACCTGAACTGGACCACTATTCCATGGTGATGGTCACAATGACAGAGAGAATCATCGTGGTAAGAGTTTATTCACAATAAACAGTTAAATGAATATGAATGGTGTTTGAATGAGCTCAGGATTTGAATGTTATGGACATGCTCCCTGATTGGAGGAAATTATGTTTAGTATCTGGGCTGCAGTGACCTTTTGACCACAGGAGGAAGACCTGACTGGGTTTGTCCTCCAGTTTCAGAGCTCTGTGAACTCTAATCTCCCCATCTGACACAACCTTGAAGTGAATGTCTGATGAGCTGAATTCCTGACAGTAGGAAAGACCCACTCTAAAATGCAAAGCAGAGTTGTGGATAGCTGAGGGATCTGACTATGCCTGATTGACTACTCAGACCTTGACATGAATGATGACTGAGTAGGCTTTAGTATTGATGAGGACTTCTGACTTGAAATTGATACAATACTCAAATAATCCCTTCCCTCTAACCTTTATCTGTTAAACGAGGGCCAAGGTCCTCTCAATGTTTTAGCAGACCTGTTAGACCATAAACATAATTTCCTCCAATCAGGGAGCATGTCCATAACATTCAAATCCTGAGCTCATTCAAACACCATTCATATTCATTTAACTTTTTATTGTGAATAAACTCTTACCACGATGATTCTCTCTGTCATTAAACTAATGGCGTTGAGTTCTATAAAGTCTGCTTTTGTGAAGTTTAAATACAATTTCCACCAAGTTATGACCAGTAATTATTATTGTAGTGTCTGTAATGGATGTcactgtttgatttgatttgacctttgCCAAGAGCTCTGTCTCTGGGGAGGTGTCTGGTGTCCACTCTAAAGATGAAGTGTTCTGAACTGAAACATGCCTGACAACGCTTGTCCTTTTCACACAGTCCTGGGGGGATGATAGCCTAAAAGGGTGACAGCAGCATACGTACATCCAGTACATTTAAGGGGCAAAATGTCTGAAATATTATGTTGTGATGGAAATTTTTGTTTTTGTACTTTTCTAATAACcgttttctgtgttcatgcaagtgactgactgagcgaatcctcactatcactatctgcaatttggcagtacacctagacccttgttttgagaacaaaaGATATCCCCGTTTCAAGGTCTTAGCTAagagaagaagccttgtgaggtatCGGTCTGTCACATGGATGACCCAGTGTTGGTTGGTCACATGAATGAAGTAAACGTTAATGATGAATTATttatgaataagctaaatcatgcaaatatgacCTGTCTGCATTATATAAGAGAACTAACAGGACTGCCCCGGAAGAGCTCCTGACAGTTGTTCACTATGGTGCAtcaagtttgttggaacctctccagcgtgcttacaataaacaatgattaaggttgactttgagtgtccctgtgtaagaatttccatgACAATGTGATGAGAGAAGAATACCTACACAGAGCACACCAATTAAAACTCAGTGGTTGAAACTTGACCAAAATAAAAGCATTACAAGTGTAGCAATATCAAAATTCTGGGAAGTTTAATTTGACCCTCACAGAATTAAGAGGAACCACAACAGGTGACAAGTGGGCAAACatgcatttaaaaacaaatatttcTATAAGCACAACTCCACACcagttataatttttttttaagctTATGAGATCAACAGTGACTTGTAAATGATTACTCTGGCCTTACCTGCAACAAGAAGAAGCTCAATCCAAAATGGGATCTGGCAAATCACAACATTTAATTTATGCATGAATTACCCTTTTAGTGTCAAAGTGTCTTGGCTGATAACATTGACAATGTTGATAAATGCTGATAGGGTAACTGCCAAGGTAACATATAGTTCCTGTAGTGCAGAAAGTATGACACTGTCCTAGTTACTCTCTGTGTTACTGCTCCAAGGAAGGTCTAATCTCTTGGGGCGGGGACTACCTTGTTTACTggacacatactgtatactgtagttgTAATGGTTAACTAGTGTTAACCATTAACTAGCCTACTGTGTGTAGGAGAAATTCAGAGAAACCCCTCAGTCTGTTTGTGCCAGCATAATTGCCTAACATTAGCACACTGCCTAGCCCTCTCACTGTTAATACATACATACGGCACTCATGCTTTGCTTACTCACTCCACCACAAGTTGTTGACAAGCTTTCGGAGTGTAATATTCAATCGGGTCTTttcagatatacagttgaagtcggaagtttacatacacttaggttggagtcattaaaactcgtttttctaccactccatacatttcttgttaacaaactatagttttggcaagtcggttaggacatctactttgtgcatgacacaagtaatttttccaacaattgtttacaaacagattatttcacgtattattcactgtatcacaattccagtgggtcagaagtttaaatatactaagttgactgcctttaaacagcttggaaaattccagaaaattatgtcatggatttagaagcttctgataggctaattgacatcatttgagtcaattggaggtgtacctgtacctgcctctttgcttgacatcatgggaaaatccaaataaatcagccaagacctcagaaaaaaaattgtagacctccacaagtctgcttcatttTTAGGACCAATTTCcgaatgcctgaaggtaccacgttcatctgtacaaacaatagtacgcaagtataaacaccatgggaccatgcagccatcataccgctcaggaaggagacgccttctgtctcctagagatgaatgtactttgtggcgaaaagtgcaaatcaatcccagaaaaacagcaaaggaccttgtgaagatgctggaggaaacaggtacaaaagtatctatatccacagtaaaacgagtcctatatcaacataacctgaaaggccgctcagcaaggaagaagccactgctccaaaactgtcataaaaaagacagactacagtttgcaactgaacatggggacaaagatcgtactttttggagaaatgtcctctggtctgatgaaacaaaaatagaactgtttggccataatgaccatcgttatgtttggaggaaaaagggggaggcttgcaagccgaagaacaccatcccaaccgtgaagcatgggggtgtcagcatcctgttgtgggggtgctctgctacaggagggactggtgcacttcacaaaatagatggcatcatgaggcaggaaaattgtggatatattgaagcaacatctcaagacatcagtcaggaagttaaatgggtcttccaaatggacaatg
This genomic stretch from Salvelinus alpinus chromosome 15, SLU_Salpinus.1, whole genome shotgun sequence harbors:
- the LOC139540495 gene encoding uncharacterized protein — encoded protein: MLTTPIHQPGGAGSELYRETPMASSTTPLDLPETRESSPPPRIWTMRVLLCSVCWWWWRMRWWSLVDSDLVLYTAIDPDTTMAQTVRYRMASDRGGWLSLNETTGQLQIRNPMDRESPLVTDGTYTALILAIDNGEVPATGTWSLVIELEDVNDNAPTIDPPQPAAPVAGHLRRKPRRAQPVPALQNRASGTVSEILERPHERQP